Genomic segment of Microtus ochrogaster isolate Prairie Vole_2 linkage group LG5, MicOch1.0, whole genome shotgun sequence:
CCCTTCTGGACACTGTCTCAGAGGCCTTCTAGCTGTCTGGATGAGGCCCAGAGCTAGACAAAGCCTTTGAAGGGGTCTCTGATGCAAACACCGTGAGGAGACAGCTAAAGTTTGCACAGTTTTAGGTATTTGGAAGTAACCACAACCTAGAGGCTACTCGTCCTGAAGTTTTGGTACCCGAGGCTTCAGGGTATCTCTTAATCCCTTTCTAGACCTTTGTTCCATGGCTTGGGTgtagcaccccacccccaaaatcccCAGGTTGTATCATCCTGTCTATTTGTTTTGTTAGCTAGCTGCCTATTTGTGAGCTCTTCTGGACTTGTCAATCTAGAGATCTTTGGAAAGGAGAAACATTTTCCTGGCTGTGTACCCATCTCTTCTTTGGCGTCTCCAAAGATATAAAGGCCAAGCCTTCTTTTCCAGCACAAATGGCTATGGCAGGGGCTGTGCCAGGTTAAAAGTCAGCTTTGGGCTCAGCCAAAATCCAGGCTGTCTCCCCTTTCTGGTGCTGGAGTGGGTGTCTATGGGGACTCTTGCCACTGCAAGAGTTGGTTCCAGAGTGATTTGAGTTGGCAGGATAAAAATGGGTGGCAGGGCTCTTCTAGGGATGCCAAGTATTTTCAAAACTGGGGtcaggggctggcaagatggccatGGTGACAAGCCTGAGGAACAGAGTTTGCACCCTGGAACCCATATGGTAGAAAGAGAATGGACTCTCTCAAGTTGTGCTTTGGCCTCTGCGTGCACATGGGCTGTGgtgggcaggcacacacacacacacacacacacacacacacacacacacacactcgtaatgaaaaaaaaagaaaagaaaagaaacaaataaacgaAAAAAAGGATCAGACTGGAGGGAGCCGGTTTGGGGTTTTAGCTGTAGGAAAAGCCTTAGACCCTTAACCCTTGTCACTCTCTTGGGAAGACTGTGAGAGGCAGCTTCTAGGAACTGATCCTTCCTCTCGCTGACTCTGTTTGGCTAAAATGTTTTAGATTCACTCTCAGGAAGGGAAGACTCTTCAGAGATTTGGCCAAGTTCCAGCTAGAGGAAGGCAGTAACAGCTGGAGTTGTGGGAACACTGATAAGTGGGGGAAATATGTGGCCTACTGTGTGGGTGCTTTTGGGGAGGGTGTGGCAGGGAGCCAGTCACTGATAGTAATTAGAAGATGACGATAATTAGGGGCCCTTAGGAGCAACGGAGGCCTTGACATGCAAGGGCATCCTACCAGGGAGGGACGCCCTGTGGGTAAGAAAACAGCAGGTGTGAAGtgggattcccagcaccaatggcGGCTGCGGCGGTAAAGTCAGGAAGGCAGTGGGCGTGACTTTAAATCTTTAATGCACCGGCTGTCTGTGCAGCGCTGGTGGGGGTGCGACAGAGGAGACCACGACCTGAGCGCTGGGGAGCAGGCCTCAGGCCGCTCGACAAACAGCTCATTAGGCCCCGCAGAGGCTCCAGCTTCTGCTCCCGGGGGTGCGCCGAGCTGTAGGGCGACCCGACAATGACATGAGGCCGGGCGGGGGCTCCTGAACTCCCCCACCATCCATCCTCCGACACTAAAACTCGTTCATGCCCCCACGAGATCGCAGCCCCCTCACCTCCGCTCCCTGCGCCACATTCGCAGCCAAGGGAAAAAGTAGAAGCAGCCCCAGTAGATCCTGCAAAGAGAAGGCAGAGCCGGACCCGGAGGGGCGGGGCTGACCCACAGACCCCACCCCTGGAACCTAGCCCGCAGAGAAGCCCCGCCCCCAGGGGCTGGCCATCAGCAGCCCACACCCCTCTAGGGCCCGCTCTGCCCGCCCCGGGACGCgcacctttcccccacccccggCCTCATATCCCTCCTCCGCACCACCCGCCTCCACTCACTCCTCCTCCGCTTCCAGCGCCACCTCGTATCTCCTCAATCGCGACATGTCCCGGGCTCCAGCGGTTCCTGGGGAGCAGCATGATAGGAACACTTATTCCCAGCCGCAAGTCCCCTTCTCCATCATTCCCAGGACGAGTCTGAATAGTTCTCAGGTACCCTGAGGCAGGTGGCCCCCCGCAAGCCAAAGGCCACATCGGGACAGGATGGGATTGATGATATGGAAGTCACTGGAAGTTAAGGCATTAGAAGGACGGTTATCTAGGGACCGGGGCGTGGAGTCGTCAAGGAGAGCGGTCTGGCAGCAGTGGGGCTGGGTCATTTAGGGCCCTGGATGAAGATTTTTTCAGGGGCTGGAGTCACCTGAAGGGGGGCTCAGGGGTCGGCACAGCCTAAACTCCCCGCCCTCCCTGGCTCCGCCCCGGAAACGACCGTTAACAATTACATCACAGGGGTACCTTCGCACTTTAGGGGTGTGGCTTGGGTATCACCCGGAAGGGGAGGAGCCAGTTTTTCGTCGCTGGAGGCGGGTTTGAAACGTTCTGCTTAGTAGTGGCCCTGGGTTTTATCACTGAAGGGGCATATTTTATTTACGGAGTTTCTTAAGGTGCCGGAGACACAGGACACTCTTTTCTAGGGACGGAGTCAGATTTTAGAGTTCTCATGTTGGTAGGCACGAGTCCGTAATAAAGTGCTTTGGGGGCTCCTCTCATAGTGTCTCCCTCCCCCCGCACCCCCACTTTCCTGACTTTGATCCTGTCAATTGCTTTTCTTGCTTGCCCAGTTCTTGAATCACCTCAGGCCAGAAGGAATAGGCCACCAGAGAGAACACAGCCTAGAGCTAGTTAGGATATGGAAATATTTCTTAGTCAAATCGTCTAATGGACAAAGGATCATCATTCCTCTAGGGCTGagactgtgatttttattttttttttagtcatttaGTCAAATGCTATTGAATGTCTGTCTAGCCAATGCTGTGCCCATCTTATCTCAGATTTTAGCTTGGTAATAAGTGTCTTGGGAACTCTTGTAACGGGCATCTAGAGTGGGACAGCTGTTGGAGACCGTCCCCCTAAGTCTGTGGAGATGCTTTGTGGTGTTACTGTTGGAACTGAATGCAGTACGAGTTGGTAATTATACTTTCTTATTGGATGGATTCCTCATGGCTTCCTGTTTGTGGTCCCTTTTAAACTTCTCAGTAGGGGCATTAGTTTATTACTCCTTGGTTTCTGTTCTGACAAAGACTGCAGTCAGGAGTTTGGATAAAACGTATGGTGGGAAAGTGGGAAATAAGGCTTaacatctttttctcttcttcttcttcttcttcttcttcttcttcttcttcttcttcttcttcttcNNNNNNNNNNNNNNNNNNNNNNNNNNNNNNNNNNNNNNNNNNNNNNNNNNNNNNNNNNNNNNNNNNNNNNNNNNNNNNNNNNNNNNNNNNNNNNNNNNNNctcctccttcttcttcttcttcttcttcttcttttggtttttcgagacagggtttgctgtcctggaactagctcttgtacaccaagctagactcaaactcacagattcgcctgcctctgcctcccgagtgctgggattaaatgcttgcgccaccatcacctggcatgGCTTAACATCTTGAAGATGGCTGGAGTTcggattccagcacccacactgggtggctcacaaccacttgtaactccagctccagggagagctgatacctctgacctccaagggcaccggTCCTCATGTGCATATGCTctctcataattaaaaataaaatctcaaccagtgcacataaaataaaatttgaagatacaataaatctttaaaagaatttaaaagtgtATGTGTGCTGTTATCCTTAGGAAAAGTTTGCAGTACTGACCTCATAAAGTATTTGAACTGTCATTCTCAAGGGTGGAGTGAGGGTGCGGCACAGGGTTAGAGTAAAGAGTAAGCATCCCTTGCTTTCACTCTCTGTCATGATGGACAGACTATACCTGTAACTGTGcgctaaaataagccctttctcccttaagacACTTTCGTCAGAGGGATTTATGACAGTGAGAGAAGGTAAGACACTGCGCCTCTTTTCTATAGCTGAGGTCTGTGGGGGTTGGAGGAGTAGGGAAGAGAAGCACAATTGCAAGAGCGTGGCAAGGCTAGAGAAATTCACCTCTCAGATTCCCCAAGGTCCTCCCAGACCCGCAGAGCCATCATCTAGCTCCACCCCTCCTGTGCATGAGGAAAGCCaaaagaaagttctttaaaatcaGATCCAATCTGAGTTAAGCCTTTCTGGTTGCCAAATATCCTCCAGGCCTGGCCACTCCTGCCCCTCTCTTCTATTGACCCATACTCTGTGTTCCGTAGCAGCCAGGAATCAAGGGATAAAAACACCCCTTCCTACCATACCCTCCCTACCTTGGGGATTGAGGGATTTTTGAGGAGAGAGGTTGGTTAGCTCACAGATAAGCAAGGGAAAAGGGATGAAAGAGGCCCGAGAAGCAGGTCCAGATGCAGGGGTTACCAACTTGTCAGAGTTCACTGAGGAAAGTGTATAGAGATTACAAAGAGGACTCACAAATGGAAAGGGACAAAGGAGTCTGGGTTCTTTGTGAGTCAGGTCCCCAAAGCTGTCTTTGCCCAGGACATATGGCATCTAGCCCTGTGCTGCGCTTATACAGCAGCTGAGGGACCCTAGGGAAGCCACTCTGGGTTTTATAGTGAGGTGAATTGATTATTGTGCTGTTGTGTTGAGATATTTCCTGTTTCTGGTCTGCTCGAGTCAAGGTATTTCATTCCTAGCATATTCAGTGGTTATTCTTGAGAACAAGTTAGAAAGGCGTGAGAGTCCAGGAGCACTTGGAGAACTGTCCTACAGATTCAAAGATTAGAGGGGAAAGGCTCTTGGAAGACTACTGTGGGATGCTAGGCTGTTTCTCGGCCTTGGGATGCATAATGTGATGGACTTAACTGTGGTCTGCATTGTTTTGGTCCCTCTGTCCGTCTACTCATGTCTATACATCCACCAATCTTTAcccactctttcctcttccattaTTCTTTTCACCTTTTTATACATCTCCATCTTATTACCAGTTGTTATCTATCACTATGTGCATTGACCGGTTATGACGTAAACATTTGTTAATCCTTAAATGACAAGTGCCATGCTGAATACTTTAAGTTGTCTTATGACCACTTGATGAAATAATTGCTTGAGGGCCATTTTTGTTCATGCAGgccacttttcttcctctttcttttcatcttcatctttatcatcatcatcatcatcatcatcatcatcatcatcatcatcatcatcatcatcatcatcatcatcagagactgtgtagctctggctgtcctggaacttgtaatgtaaaccaggctgtctttgaactcacagagatctgccttgcctgcctctgcctcccaagtgctgggattaaaggcctgaagCACTACACCTGGTTCTGACTtactattatttttgagacaaggttttgccatgtgttccaggctggctttgaacttatggCATCTTTAtgcctcagtctctccagtgctaggattataggagtTTGCCACTTTATATGGTAGTGGTGGTAGGAGCTGTCAACCACACTGCTGTGATCCCGGTATACCAGTCCCCTAATATCATAACAGACTAAAGACCTTAGCATTTAATACAAGACAACTGACAAGAGCTTTTCATGATATTTGAAGTTTGGATGCAGGAGGGCCAATGTTTTACATCTGTCTCTATGAAAATTTAGACCTGGCAAAACACTGAAACCAAAGCAGCTGAGCGTTCAGAGCTAAACAGGACATCTGTatcaacccttttctccccagctgtGGCTTGGGGAGCAGTACAGAAGAGAAGTGGGAAAAaggtaagagctggaggatggggcAGAGTGCTGTGAAATGCACCTTTCTGACCATGAATGACGTGAGCAGCCCACTCATGGACACACAGGAGCAGTGGTTACCTGCATAGGACCTTCGAAGATCAGCTGGCCAGAGTTCTGTCAGAGATGGGGCAAATGatgcccagcccccaccctcaCTGAGGAGCTAGTAGCAGTTGGTAGCTGCTGGGGGAGGAAGAATCATTCCTTTTGGAGGATGTGACCACTGGCAAATTTCTCATGCTCTAGTGggtggccccacacccatgcacacatcaGCAGCACTAATTGGGCTTAcgggttattaaaaaaaatctgaacaaaaaCTTGGGAGGGAGATGGGTTGGAAGGATATGGGGGagctggaagaaggaaatgggggTAGATATGATTATTCCGTTGTATGCCTATATGGAATTCTCAATAATAAAGATAAGTTAACAAAAACcggggagctagagagatgaccctagggtcctgctcttgcagaagacctgagtgtgGTTCACAGTATCCATGCccaatggctcacaactgcttgcagctccagttccaggggatccatcacctctgacctctgaggacatcCAACCGTGTGTCCATAACTCCATGTATACACAACTACAAAATAGTAAAAACAGATCTAAAATAACCCCTTAGCCCCGAGGTGTTTAGCGGCCATGTTTGTCCGGAAAGGACAAGAATATCCTATGGTAAGAATAAGACCCCCCACACAgaaagaatgaagggagggatggagggaagatgCAGACATAAGAACACTTGCATCCCCACATTACTGGTGGTTAGGGTTTGGCTGGGCCTTTCCAGGCCCTTGGCTTCTTATCCAAAGAATTGAAAATAGGAGCTCACTCAAGTTTATACAAGTAGCAAGGAAACTAttcaaagaagtagaaaagatcagAATACCCTGCATGAGAGTATCCAGCCACATGAATGAAGACCCTCAAGGGccctaattctttttcttttaatttatttttatttcacgtttattggtatttttgcctgcgtgtatgtgttGGATGCATGGAAGCagaattatagacagttatgaactgccatgtgggtgctaggaattgaacctgggtcctatggaaaagcagccagtgttcttaactcctgagccgtCTCCCTAGCCTAAGGGCCCCAATTCTTATTTGGGGCTTCTTTTCGTGGGGTTAAAGAGGAGGAGTTTGGTCACAAGGGGTATAGTAGGGgtgcttttcttttgttactgATAGATTGTCCTATAATCATTTTCCTACTACACAGGACCATTTTCATAATGCTCTAACTTTAGTCATGTGGACATCCACATGATTATACCTTGGAGGGCATTCAATATACAATAGGGTATCCTCCCTGCATTTACCTGAAGACAACATTTTGACTTATTTCACATGCTACTCAAATTAATTAAGACTGAATCAGTCTTTCTATCTTCAAACTGGGTACATTGGGGATACAGTTGAATGAATAGAAAGGTCTAAATTTGATTATCACAAGGATCTGAGAAATCTACTCTATTGTTCAGAGATGGAGGTGTACAGGTGGAACTCCGAGGGTATCCTGAAGTGGCTAGGGGCATTGTTTCCAGAGAGGTGTATGTATATAGTGCAGGATGTAAAGGAGCTAAGCTGCCAAGTTCATTATCACAAGGAGTAGGGATGCCGAATAACCCAAATGGAGGCCTAGGTTACTAAATTATTTCCTATGCTTGCCTGTTTCATCTGGATCCAATCAGGGCTAAAGGCcatctttccccaccccacctaagattttattttttaaaaattgtgtgtgtgtatgcgtgtgtatgagtgtgtgcatgtgtgtgcgcatgaatgtgtgtgtgtggggggtgcctGTGGAACCCAGAGAAtataccagatcccctggagctgtagttatagGCATTTGTTTATGAGTCACCTGACCTGGGTGTTGAGCATGAacacaggtcctttgcaagagcagtacgtgctcttaaccaaagccatctctccactcctgaAGACAATCTGTTAACAGATCTAACAGATTTTGTTACAAGACGTGACAAACTTTCTACAttcctcttgtctgtttcccGAGGGCTTGGAACTGCACATCACTGCGCCCTTGACTCAAGTTTGTCCTTTGACATGTCACTATCCTAGCTCTTTcctagcacacatgaagccctggTTTTGATCTCTTCCACCACACAAGCCAAGGATctggagaagccagaggtctGGGAGTTCAAGTTCACCCTCTACCACATAGTGAGGTCCAGGTCAGGCTGGcttatgtgagaccctgtctcaaagtccAGACAAACAATAACCAGACAAAAAAACCTCTGCCCCAATTCTCTtttagaaaggatttattttttattttatgtgtatgagtgttttgcttcatgtatatatgtacaccacTTGCAtatagtgcccatggaggccagaaaagggtatcagaacccccagaaatggagttatagatggctgtgagccaccatgtagatgctgtgacacaaaccagggtcctctgtaagaggagtaagtgcttttaacctctgagacatctcttcagcctctctatttcaattttttaagaagattcatttatttatgtaatatatatgggtttttgtctgcatgtacacatgaCAATaggagagggcatcaaatctcatgGGACTacaattatagatggttgtgtgtTGTATGAGAGGGCCTGCTTTTAGTCCTGGCCGCCCTCCTAGCTTACatctgaaacaatcacacagagactgtattcatttaaacacagcctggcccattagttctaaccccttattggctaacactcacatcttgattcaacccatttctattaatctgtctgtgaccacaaggtcatggcttaccaggaaagattcagcatgtctgacccggCATCTCTATGGTGgctctctttctgcccttcttcccagcattcagttctgtctactccgcctacctacgtgctgccctatcaaaaggccaaggcagtttctttattcaaccaatgaaaacaacacatagacagaacctcctataccagctgtgagccaccatgtgggtgctgggaattgaactcctaACCTCcagaagagcacccagtgctcttaactgctgagccatccctccaaccctaTTTCAATTCTTGTCTACATTGTTCCAAACATAAAGCCACTCTAGtacagaacaaaacaataaatctAGAACTGAGCAAAAATTTCCATTAGATCACCCCTTTTTAATAAGTCAGTATATCACTGTGCTTTCTAAGTGGTTTCCGAAAGCATTTCTCCAAATAGTTCTCCTGGGAAAAGAAAATTGTctctgtgtgattgtgtgtgcgtgtctgtttaggtctgtattttGACGATACAGTTGTCTctgtatgattgtgtgtgcaATTGGTACATGTCTGTTTAAGTCTGTATTGTGACTATACAGTTGTCTctgtatgattgtgtgtgcaATTGTGTACATGTCTGTTTAAGTCTGTATTGTGATGATACAGTTGTCTCTGTATGATTGTGTGTNNNNNNNNNNNNNNNNNNNNNNNNNNNNNNNNNNNNNNNNNNNNNNNNNNNNNNNNNNNNNNNNNNNNNNNNNNNNNNNNNNNNNNNNNNNNNNNNNNNNATACAGTTGTCTctgtatgattgtgtgtgcaATTGTGTACATGTCTGTTTAAGTCTGTATTGTGATGATACAGTTGTCTctgtatgattgtgtgtgcaattgtgtgtgtgtctgtttaagtCTGTATTGTGACTATACAATTGTCTCTGTATGATTGTGTGTGCCattgtgtgcatgcctgtttAAGTCTGTATTGTAAACTATACACTGAATACGTGTCCATCCCCCTTCTTCTGCTCTCCCCGTCTTCCAAGCACCCTTACCAGTCCCTCAATAACCTTCCTGATTTCTTCCTactctccttccccatccctaGCATCCACCATTGCAAGATTCTGTTTGTTGGTGTTTTAGATGATGTctccctttgtagcccaggctgaccggtactcactgtgtagcccaggctgatctgtactcactgtgtagcacaggctgaNNNNNNNNNNNNNNNNNNNNNNNNNNNNNNNNNNNNNNNNNNNNNNNNNNNNNNNNNNNNNNNNNNNNNNNNNNNNNNNNNNNNNNNNNNNNNNNNNNNNNNNNNNNNNNNNNNNNNNNNNNNNNNNNNNNNNNNNNNNNNNNNNNNNNNNNNNNNNNNNNNNNNNNNNNNNNNNNNNNNNNNNNNNNNNNNNNNNNNNNNNNNNNNNNNNNNNNNNNNNNNNNNNNNNNNNNNNNNNNNNNNNNNNNNNNNNNNNNNNNNNNNNNNNNNNNNNNNNNNNNNNNNNNNNNNNNNNNNNNNNNNNNNNNNNNNNNNNNNNNNNNNNNNNNNNNNNNNNNNNNNNNNNNNNNNNNNNNNNNNNNNNNNNNNNNNNNNNNNNNNNNNNNNNNNNNNNNNNNNNNNNNNNNNNNNNNNNNNNNNNNNNNNNNNNNNNNNNNNNNNNNNNNNNNNNNNNNNNNNNNNNNNNNNNNNNNNNNNNNNNNNNNNNNNNNNNNNNNtgtagcacaggctgacctgtactcactgtgtagcccagagtagcTCAAAGCTTCATCCTCTTGCAGAACTTCTactacttcttcttcctccttctcctcttctgcctctttttcctccttcaaaAGAAACCAGGAATGGGAGTGGTggtacatttctttcttctttccttactttcctttttctttctagttgatttaactttattttatgtgcattggtgtgatgGTATCAAATCCTCTAGAACtaagtaacagacagttgtgagctgccatgtgcatgctgggaactgaaccctggtcctctgaaagagcagccagtgctgttaacggctaagccatctccccagtcccttgcCTCAACTTGTAAGTGTTGGTATTACAGAGGACATTCTGACCCTCTTCAAGACTGACCTACAGTTTCATAACT
This window contains:
- the LOC101995869 gene encoding uncharacterized protein LOC101995869 isoform X5 — its product is MTQPHCCQTALLDDSTPRSLDNRPSNALTSSDFHIINPILSRCGLWLAGGHLPQGTAGARDMSRLRRYEVALEAEEEIYWGCFYFFPWLRMWRRERSSAHPREQKLEPLRGLMSCLSSGLRPAPQRSGRGLLCRTPTSAAQTAGALKI